The following proteins are co-located in the Streptosporangium brasiliense genome:
- a CDS encoding bifunctional [glutamine synthetase] adenylyltransferase/[glutamine synthetase]-adenylyl-L-tyrosine phosphorylase produces the protein MQTTAGRLARIGFADGARAERLLDGLGPDAAGDLGLLESLVAVADPDLALTSLSRLAEQDPSVLGALRADAGLRARLLGVFGVSSALGDHVVKHPGHWGLLGGVPAVRRPSAQELRAELLAAVGAEPDDPEPRAADAGTATLVALRVAYRGRLLRLAARDVTGVVSLAEVTAELSDLAGAALEAGLAVARAEHAEPGSVRLAVIGMGKCGARELNYISDVDVVFVAEPREGVDETQALRLATRLAQGMMRACSASTPEGSLWEVDAALRPEGKAGPLVRTLASHQAYYRRWAKTWEFQALLKARPVAGDSELGEQYVSAMNEMVWQAATRDRFVEDVQAMRRRVEEHVRGDGAERQLKLGPGGLRDIEFAVQLLQLVHGRLDPLLRRRATLSALAALSRGGYVGRDDAKALAEAYTFLRRVEHLIQLHRLRRTHVVPEGSADLRRIGRSLGMTSDPVGEFTTRWKRHAMEARRLHEKLFYRPLLQAVARLPESETRLSAAAAQARLEALGYTDPAGALRHIGALTSGVSRRAAIQRTLLPVMLGWFADAPDPDGGLLGFRQISDKLGATPWYLRLLRDETAVASQLARLLGTSRYVTGLLLHAPDAVAMLGSDAELVPRPAEALLAEARATVGRHPAEAESAVAAVRGLRRRELFRTAVADLTGHIDIEKVGQALSTLNDTTVQAALDAAISKVEMERRVPLGTRFAVIAMGRLGGFECSYGSDADVMFVHGPLPGVPEREATDAAFAVANELRRLLALPAPDPPLLIDPDLRPEGRQGPLVRTLASYAAYYGRWSSPWESQALLRARFSAGDPELGAALLALADPLRYPAGGIPDAAVLQIRKLKARMEAERLPRGADPALHTKLGPGGLSDVEWVAQLIQLRHAGRLPSLRTTRTLETLRAAVAEGLLTAADESSLAQAWRSASRIRDAIVLVRGRAADSIPGDLRERALISRALGYPPDSSEDLVDDYRRVTRRARRVVERVFYED, from the coding sequence ATGCAGACGACCGCCGGGAGGCTGGCCAGGATCGGTTTCGCCGACGGGGCCAGGGCCGAGCGGCTGCTCGACGGGCTGGGGCCCGATGCGGCCGGCGACCTCGGGCTGCTGGAGTCCCTGGTCGCCGTGGCGGATCCCGACCTGGCGCTCACCTCGCTGAGCCGGCTGGCCGAGCAGGACCCGAGCGTCCTCGGAGCGCTCCGCGCCGACGCCGGCCTGCGGGCCCGGCTGCTCGGCGTCTTCGGCGTCAGCTCCGCGCTCGGCGACCACGTGGTCAAGCATCCCGGGCACTGGGGCCTTCTCGGCGGCGTGCCGGCCGTACGGCGCCCCAGCGCGCAGGAGCTCCGCGCCGAGCTGCTGGCCGCGGTCGGCGCCGAGCCCGACGACCCCGAGCCGCGGGCCGCGGACGCGGGCACCGCCACCCTGGTGGCGCTCCGGGTCGCCTACCGGGGACGCCTGCTCCGGCTGGCCGCACGGGACGTCACCGGAGTGGTCTCGCTCGCCGAGGTCACCGCCGAGCTGTCCGACCTGGCCGGGGCCGCGCTGGAGGCGGGGCTCGCCGTCGCCCGCGCCGAGCACGCCGAGCCCGGCTCGGTACGGCTGGCCGTCATCGGCATGGGCAAGTGCGGGGCGCGCGAGCTCAACTACATCAGCGACGTCGACGTCGTCTTCGTGGCCGAGCCGCGCGAGGGCGTCGACGAGACCCAGGCCCTCCGGCTCGCCACCCGCCTGGCCCAGGGCATGATGCGCGCCTGCTCGGCCAGCACCCCCGAGGGGTCGCTGTGGGAGGTGGACGCCGCGCTGCGCCCCGAGGGCAAGGCCGGCCCCCTGGTCCGCACCCTGGCCAGCCACCAGGCCTACTACCGGCGCTGGGCCAAGACGTGGGAGTTCCAGGCGCTGCTGAAGGCCCGCCCGGTGGCGGGCGACTCCGAGCTCGGCGAGCAGTACGTCTCGGCGATGAACGAGATGGTCTGGCAGGCCGCCACCCGTGACAGGTTCGTCGAGGACGTCCAGGCCATGCGCCGCCGGGTCGAGGAGCACGTCCGCGGGGACGGGGCCGAACGCCAGCTCAAGCTCGGGCCGGGCGGCCTGCGCGACATCGAGTTCGCCGTCCAGCTGCTCCAGCTCGTCCACGGCCGGCTGGACCCGCTGCTGCGCCGCCGCGCCACGCTCTCCGCCCTGGCCGCCCTGTCCCGGGGCGGCTACGTCGGCAGAGACGACGCCAAGGCCCTCGCCGAGGCGTACACCTTCCTGCGCCGGGTCGAGCACCTGATCCAGCTGCACCGGCTCCGCCGTACCCACGTGGTGCCCGAGGGCAGCGCCGACCTGCGGCGGATCGGCCGGAGCCTGGGCATGACCAGCGACCCGGTGGGAGAGTTCACCACCCGGTGGAAGCGGCACGCGATGGAGGCCAGGCGCCTGCACGAGAAGCTCTTCTACCGGCCGCTGCTGCAGGCCGTGGCCCGCCTGCCGGAGTCGGAGACCCGGCTGTCGGCCGCCGCCGCGCAGGCCCGCCTGGAGGCGCTCGGCTACACCGACCCGGCCGGGGCGTTGCGCCACATCGGCGCGCTGACCAGTGGCGTCTCGCGCCGCGCGGCGATCCAGCGGACCCTGCTGCCCGTCATGCTCGGCTGGTTCGCCGACGCCCCCGACCCCGACGGCGGCCTGCTCGGCTTCCGCCAGATCTCCGACAAGCTCGGCGCCACCCCGTGGTACCTACGGCTGCTGCGCGACGAGACCGCGGTGGCCTCGCAGCTGGCCCGGCTGCTGGGGACCAGCCGCTACGTCACCGGCCTGCTGCTGCACGCCCCCGACGCGGTGGCGATGCTCGGCTCGGACGCGGAGCTGGTCCCCCGGCCCGCCGAGGCGCTGCTGGCGGAGGCGCGGGCCACGGTCGGCCGCCACCCCGCGGAGGCCGAGAGCGCGGTGGCCGCGGTGCGCGGGCTGCGGCGCAGGGAGCTGTTCCGCACGGCGGTGGCCGACCTCACCGGGCACATCGACATCGAGAAGGTCGGCCAGGCGCTGTCCACGCTCAACGACACGACGGTCCAGGCCGCGCTGGACGCCGCGATCAGCAAGGTCGAGATGGAGCGGCGCGTCCCCCTGGGCACCAGGTTCGCGGTGATCGCGATGGGCCGCCTGGGCGGGTTCGAATGCTCCTACGGCAGCGACGCCGACGTGATGTTCGTGCACGGGCCGCTCCCGGGGGTCCCGGAGAGGGAGGCCACCGACGCCGCCTTCGCGGTGGCCAACGAGCTGCGCCGCCTGCTGGCCCTGCCCGCCCCCGACCCGCCGCTGCTCATCGACCCCGACCTGCGCCCCGAGGGCCGCCAGGGGCCGCTGGTGCGCACGCTCGCCTCCTACGCCGCCTACTACGGGCGCTGGTCGTCGCCGTGGGAGTCCCAGGCGCTGCTGCGCGCCCGCTTCTCCGCCGGCGATCCCGAGCTCGGCGCGGCCCTCCTCGCGCTGGCCGACCCGCTGCGCTACCCGGCCGGCGGCATCCCCGACGCGGCGGTGCTGCAGATCAGGAAGTTGAAGGCGCGGATGGAGGCCGAACGGCTGCCCCGCGGAGCCGACCCGGCCCTGCACACCAAGCTCGGCCCGGGCGGGCTGTCCGACGTGGAGTGGGTGGCCCAGCTCATCCAGCTCCGCCATGCCGGACGCCTGCCGTCGCTGCGGACCACCCGGACCCTGGAGACGCTGCGCGCGGCGGTCGCCGAGGGCCTGCTGACGGCCGCGGACGAGTCCTCGCTCGCCCAGGCGTGGCGGTCCGCCTCGCGCATCCGCGACGCCATCGTCCTGGTCCGGGGCCGCGCCGCCGACTCCATCCCGGGCGACCTGCGCGAGCGCGCGCTGATCTCCCGCGCCCTGGGCTATCCGCCCGACAGCAGCGAGGACCTCGTGGACGACTACCGCCGGGTCACCCGCCGGGCCCGCCGGGTCGTGGAGCGCGTCTTCTACGAGGACTGA
- a CDS encoding type 1 glutamine amidotransferase: MRITVIEHEADAGLGFFAGWLAAAGAGCEVVRPYLGEAVPERAADGLIVLGGEAAAWEDGRFPWLPATRDLIRASVEGGVPTLGICLGAQLMTLACGGAVERGEHGLEVGARQVVPLPEACADPLFAGLGPAPAVQYHRDVMTRLPEGAVRLATGDPYPNQAYRLGERAWAVQFHPEATPEIFTGWTGGSADHLTAQGYSVEELNTQVKEAEERLTGTWRQLAERFAGVGMSG, translated from the coding sequence ATGAGGATTACCGTCATCGAGCACGAAGCAGACGCCGGCCTGGGATTCTTCGCCGGATGGCTGGCCGCGGCCGGGGCCGGCTGCGAGGTGGTCCGGCCCTATCTGGGCGAGGCGGTGCCCGAGCGGGCCGCCGACGGGCTGATCGTGCTCGGTGGCGAGGCGGCGGCCTGGGAGGACGGGCGCTTCCCCTGGCTGCCCGCCACCCGCGACCTGATCCGCGCCTCGGTCGAGGGCGGCGTGCCGACCCTGGGGATCTGCCTGGGCGCCCAGCTCATGACGCTCGCCTGCGGCGGCGCCGTCGAACGGGGCGAGCACGGGCTGGAGGTGGGCGCGCGGCAGGTCGTCCCGCTCCCGGAGGCCTGCGCCGACCCGCTGTTCGCCGGTCTCGGCCCCGCCCCTGCCGTTCAGTACCACCGAGACGTGATGACCCGCCTCCCCGAGGGCGCCGTACGGCTGGCCACCGGCGACCCCTACCCCAACCAGGCCTACCGGCTGGGGGAGCGGGCGTGGGCGGTGCAGTTCCACCCCGAGGCGACCCCCGAGATCTTCACCGGCTGGACCGGCGGCTCCGCCGACCACCTGACCGCCCAGGGCTACTCGGTCGAGGAGCTCAACACGCAGGTGAAGGAGGCCGAGGAGCGCCTGACCGGCACCTGGCGGCAGCTCGCCGAGCGGTTCGCCGGGGTAGGGATGTCGGGGTAG
- a CDS encoding acyl-CoA desaturase codes for MASPSAVPPDLAAAPVPWSERLLIVLFVVVPFLAVLAAVPFAWGWGLGWRDVIIAVAMYLVTGFGVTVGYHRHFTHRSFQARTWLRVLMAVAGGMSLQGPVIRWVADHRRHHKYADKEGDPHSPWRFGPGFAGLARGLSHAHVGWLFSPERTSRRRFCPDLLADRPIRFLSHNLTYVPVVLLSLGLPALAGGLWGGSWQAALTACFWGGLVRVFVLHHVTWSINSICHTFGKEEFAVRDRSRNVRWLALVSLGEAWHNLHHADPTCARHGVLRGQIDPSARLIWLFERLGWVWEVRWPDAGRVAARRVPAG; via the coding sequence ATGGCCTCCCCTTCCGCTGTGCCGCCGGACCTCGCCGCCGCGCCCGTGCCGTGGTCCGAGCGCTTGCTGATCGTCCTGTTCGTCGTCGTGCCCTTCCTCGCCGTGCTGGCCGCCGTCCCGTTCGCCTGGGGATGGGGGCTGGGATGGCGGGACGTGATCATCGCCGTGGCGATGTATCTCGTCACCGGGTTCGGCGTCACCGTCGGCTACCACCGGCACTTCACCCACCGCTCCTTCCAGGCCAGGACGTGGCTGCGGGTGCTCATGGCGGTCGCCGGGGGCATGTCGCTGCAGGGGCCGGTGATCCGCTGGGTGGCCGACCATCGGCGCCACCACAAGTACGCCGACAAGGAGGGCGACCCGCACTCGCCCTGGCGGTTCGGTCCCGGCTTCGCCGGGCTGGCCAGGGGGCTCTCCCACGCCCACGTCGGCTGGCTGTTCAGCCCCGAGCGCACCTCCAGGCGGCGTTTCTGCCCCGACCTGCTCGCCGACCGGCCCATCAGGTTCCTGTCGCACAACCTGACCTACGTGCCGGTCGTGCTGCTCTCGCTCGGCCTGCCCGCGCTGGCGGGCGGCCTGTGGGGCGGTTCCTGGCAGGCCGCGCTCACCGCCTGTTTCTGGGGCGGACTCGTGCGCGTCTTCGTCCTGCACCACGTGACCTGGTCGATCAACTCGATCTGCCACACCTTCGGCAAGGAGGAGTTCGCGGTCAGGGACCGCTCCCGCAACGTGCGGTGGCTGGCGCTGGTCTCGCTGGGGGAGGCGTGGCACAACCTGCACCACGCCGATCCCACCTGCGCCAGGCACGGGGTGCTCCGCGGCCAGATCGATCCGAGCGCCCGGCTGATCTGGCTGTTCGAGCGGCTCGGCTGGGTCTGGGAGGTCCGCTGGCCGGACGCCGGACGGGTCGCCGCCCGGCGCGTGCCCGCCGGGTGA
- a CDS encoding alpha/beta hydrolase, whose amino-acid sequence MSPVFGDVEVPGGRLRVARFGTGPRLIVAVHGITASLMAWSGVARRLPAEWSLVAMDLRGRGHSAELPGPYGLRRHAEDVNLVARSVGAESDIVLTGHSMGAYVAALAAADRDYAKVVLVDGGLPLPLPAGLDPDEVLSATLGPAIARLSQTFPSTDAYVDFFRAHPAFAGNWNDLVEEYVRYDAAGPEGAVRSRAQQEPVRQDGRWLLTESEAIGAALHALKPPLSLLRAPRGLLDQPVGMIPDELAAVWTGRLPALEDELVEDCNHYTILMEDRCAALVADRLVR is encoded by the coding sequence TTGAGCCCTGTCTTCGGCGATGTCGAGGTCCCCGGCGGACGGCTGCGTGTCGCCCGGTTCGGCACCGGGCCACGCCTGATCGTGGCCGTGCACGGCATCACCGCCTCGCTCATGGCCTGGAGCGGGGTCGCCCGGCGGCTGCCCGCCGAGTGGTCGCTGGTCGCGATGGACCTGCGGGGCCGGGGCCACAGCGCCGAGCTGCCCGGGCCGTACGGCCTGCGGCGGCACGCCGAGGACGTCAACCTGGTCGCCCGCTCCGTGGGCGCGGAGTCCGACATCGTACTCACCGGCCACTCGATGGGCGCCTACGTCGCCGCGCTCGCCGCGGCCGACCGCGACTACGCCAAGGTCGTGCTGGTCGACGGGGGGCTCCCGCTGCCCCTGCCGGCGGGCCTGGACCCCGACGAGGTCCTGTCGGCCACGCTCGGCCCGGCCATCGCCCGGCTCAGCCAGACCTTCCCGAGCACCGACGCCTACGTCGACTTCTTCAGGGCGCACCCGGCCTTCGCCGGCAACTGGAACGACCTGGTGGAGGAGTACGTCCGCTACGACGCGGCCGGCCCCGAGGGGGCGGTGCGCTCACGGGCGCAGCAGGAGCCGGTCCGCCAGGACGGCCGGTGGCTGCTCACCGAGAGCGAGGCGATCGGCGCCGCGCTGCACGCGCTGAAGCCGCCGCTGTCACTGCTGCGGGCCCCGCGCGGGCTGCTGGACCAGCCCGTCGGCATGATCCCCGACGAGCTGGCCGCCGTCTGGACCGGCCGGTTGCCCGCTCTGGAGGACGAGCTGGTCGAGGACTGCAACCACTACACGATCCTGATGGAGGACCGCTGCGCCGCGCTGGTCGCCGACCGCCTGGTCCGGTGA